Proteins from a genomic interval of Siniperca chuatsi isolate FFG_IHB_CAS linkage group LG10, ASM2008510v1, whole genome shotgun sequence:
- the csrnp2 gene encoding cysteine/serine-rich nuclear protein 2 isoform X1, which yields MEAGSSLSLKRRYEEVDNSSPFSTPKDSDDDISSSDSADSCDSLNPPSSTAFTRKEQQETHVKATSILRQHKPSPGGKRVRFDVVTVYYFPRRQGFTSVPSQGGSSLGMARHHSSIRRYTLGEFAREQETSHRHTLRQHLRQEKLNARKMKLTRNGTVECAQADLLTLEDVSDEDLDVDGVEVDDCFFLQPLPTKRRRALLRASGIARIDAREKAELRAIRLSREECGCDCRLYCDPRHCGCSQAGIKCQVDRMSFPCGCSRDGCGNGAGRIEFNPLRVRTHYLHTIMKLDLEKRRMLIQGTGDQYAESDQLSSPSSTCPTSPDLSSVAGLDSELEESEVQTVVEVQDLMAEQDILERENETAVLHLQSAEEQERREREEAEGEAVQQELGAGGLTQQPLCLMPGALGGKLPEQAEVPGVEQVLLQGPFPTGATVLCITDNQEESPSDLLKDSTSLLYYQLSPIEPGAFETLPRAGEAEQEERLVREDSGGGECVERKQEGEESRDDKPEEITHRQSLGKSLTNVILCSEERVEVAKERPSSTQQSLPEEHCQRASCLEGEVDPPPPEV from the exons ATGGAGGCAGGTTCGTCTCTCAGCCTCAAACGAAGATATGAAGAGGTGGACAACAGCTCTCCATTCTCTACACCCAAGGACTCCGACGATGACATCTCCAGCAGTGACAGCGCTGACAGCTGTGACAGCCTCAACCCCCCCTCTAGCACTGCATTTACCCGTAAGGAACAACAGGAGACACACGTTAAAG CCACCTCCATCCTCCGACAGCACAAGCCTTCACCAGGGGGGAAACGGGTGCGTTTTGATGTGGTGACGGTGTATTACTTCCCTCGGCGGCAGGGATTCACCAGCGTGCCCAGCCAAGGGGGCAGCTCCCTGGGCATGGCACGTCACCACTCCTCCATCAGACGCTACACGCTGGGCGAGTTCGCCCGTGAACAGGAAACGAGCCACCGGCACACTTTACGCCAGCACCTGCGCCAAGAAAAGCTCAATGCCCGCAAGATGAAG CTGACAAGGAACGGCACGGTGGAGTGCGCTCAGGCAGACCTGCTGACTCTGGAGGACGTATCGGATGAGGACCTCGACGTGGACGGGGTGGAGGTGGACGATTGTTTTTTCCTTCAGCCGCTGCCCACAAAGCGTCGTCGAGCCCTCCTGCGAGCCTCTGGCATCGCCCGCATAGATGCACGGGAGAAAGCTGAGCTCAGAGCCATCCGCCTCTCGCGGGAGGAATGTGGCTGCGACTGCCGCTTGTACTGCGACCCTCGCCACTGCGGCTGCAGCCAGGCTGGTATTAAGTGCCAG GTGGATCGAATGTCTTTCCCATGTGGTTGCTCTAGGGATGGCTGCGGCAATGGAGCGGGCCGCATCGAGTTCAATCCTCTACGTGTCAGAACTCACTACCTGCACACCATCATGAAGTTGGACctggagaagaggaggatgctgaTACAAGGGACTGGGGACCAGTATGCTGAATCTGACCAGttgtcctccccctcctccacttGCCCCACTTCTCCGGACCTATCCTCAGTCGCTGGCCTGGACTCTGAGCTGGAGGAGAGCGAGGTGCAGACAGTGGTGGAGGTTCAGGATCTCATGGCAGAGCAGGACATTCTGGAGCGAGAGAACGAGACAGCTGTGTTGCACCTGCAGAGCgcggaggagcaggagaggagggagagggaggaggcagAAGGGGAAGCAGTGCAGCAGGAGCTGGGCGCCGGAGGTCTCACACAGCAGCCTCTCTGCCTCATGCCCGGTGCCTTGGGAGGGAAGCTGCCTGAGCAGGCAGAGGTGCCAGGTGTGGAGCAGGTCCTCCTGCAGGGGCCATTCCCCACGGGGGCCACAGTGCTGTGCATCACAGACAACCAGGAGGAAAGCCCCTCTGACCTCCTCAAAGACTCCACTTCTCTGCTCTACTATCAGCTCAGTCCCATAGAGCCTGGAGCCTTTGAGACCCTGCCCAGAGCGGGGGAGGCTGAACAGGAGGAGCGCTTGGTGAGAGAAGATTCAGGAGGAGGCGAGTGTgtggagaggaaacaagaaggAGAGGAGTCGAGGGATGATAAGCCTGAAGAGATCACCCACAGGCAGAGTTTGGGCAAGTCTTTAACCAATGTGATTCTGTGCTCAGAGGAACGTGTGGAAGTAGCGAAGGAGAGGCCCTCGAGTACCCAGCAGAGCCTCCCAGAAGAGCACTGCCAACGAGCGTCCTGCTTGGAGGGAGAAGTAGATCCACCACCTCCTGAAGTTTAG
- the csrnp2 gene encoding cysteine/serine-rich nuclear protein 2 isoform X2, with product MEAGSSLSLKRRYEEVDNSSPFSTPKDSDDDISSSDSADSCDSLNPPSSTAFTPTSILRQHKPSPGGKRVRFDVVTVYYFPRRQGFTSVPSQGGSSLGMARHHSSIRRYTLGEFAREQETSHRHTLRQHLRQEKLNARKMKLTRNGTVECAQADLLTLEDVSDEDLDVDGVEVDDCFFLQPLPTKRRRALLRASGIARIDAREKAELRAIRLSREECGCDCRLYCDPRHCGCSQAGIKCQVDRMSFPCGCSRDGCGNGAGRIEFNPLRVRTHYLHTIMKLDLEKRRMLIQGTGDQYAESDQLSSPSSTCPTSPDLSSVAGLDSELEESEVQTVVEVQDLMAEQDILERENETAVLHLQSAEEQERREREEAEGEAVQQELGAGGLTQQPLCLMPGALGGKLPEQAEVPGVEQVLLQGPFPTGATVLCITDNQEESPSDLLKDSTSLLYYQLSPIEPGAFETLPRAGEAEQEERLVREDSGGGECVERKQEGEESRDDKPEEITHRQSLGKSLTNVILCSEERVEVAKERPSSTQQSLPEEHCQRASCLEGEVDPPPPEV from the exons ATGGAGGCAGGTTCGTCTCTCAGCCTCAAACGAAGATATGAAGAGGTGGACAACAGCTCTCCATTCTCTACACCCAAGGACTCCGACGATGACATCTCCAGCAGTGACAGCGCTGACAGCTGTGACAGCCTCAACCCCCCCTCTAGCACTGCATTTACCC CCACCTCCATCCTCCGACAGCACAAGCCTTCACCAGGGGGGAAACGGGTGCGTTTTGATGTGGTGACGGTGTATTACTTCCCTCGGCGGCAGGGATTCACCAGCGTGCCCAGCCAAGGGGGCAGCTCCCTGGGCATGGCACGTCACCACTCCTCCATCAGACGCTACACGCTGGGCGAGTTCGCCCGTGAACAGGAAACGAGCCACCGGCACACTTTACGCCAGCACCTGCGCCAAGAAAAGCTCAATGCCCGCAAGATGAAG CTGACAAGGAACGGCACGGTGGAGTGCGCTCAGGCAGACCTGCTGACTCTGGAGGACGTATCGGATGAGGACCTCGACGTGGACGGGGTGGAGGTGGACGATTGTTTTTTCCTTCAGCCGCTGCCCACAAAGCGTCGTCGAGCCCTCCTGCGAGCCTCTGGCATCGCCCGCATAGATGCACGGGAGAAAGCTGAGCTCAGAGCCATCCGCCTCTCGCGGGAGGAATGTGGCTGCGACTGCCGCTTGTACTGCGACCCTCGCCACTGCGGCTGCAGCCAGGCTGGTATTAAGTGCCAG GTGGATCGAATGTCTTTCCCATGTGGTTGCTCTAGGGATGGCTGCGGCAATGGAGCGGGCCGCATCGAGTTCAATCCTCTACGTGTCAGAACTCACTACCTGCACACCATCATGAAGTTGGACctggagaagaggaggatgctgaTACAAGGGACTGGGGACCAGTATGCTGAATCTGACCAGttgtcctccccctcctccacttGCCCCACTTCTCCGGACCTATCCTCAGTCGCTGGCCTGGACTCTGAGCTGGAGGAGAGCGAGGTGCAGACAGTGGTGGAGGTTCAGGATCTCATGGCAGAGCAGGACATTCTGGAGCGAGAGAACGAGACAGCTGTGTTGCACCTGCAGAGCgcggaggagcaggagaggagggagagggaggaggcagAAGGGGAAGCAGTGCAGCAGGAGCTGGGCGCCGGAGGTCTCACACAGCAGCCTCTCTGCCTCATGCCCGGTGCCTTGGGAGGGAAGCTGCCTGAGCAGGCAGAGGTGCCAGGTGTGGAGCAGGTCCTCCTGCAGGGGCCATTCCCCACGGGGGCCACAGTGCTGTGCATCACAGACAACCAGGAGGAAAGCCCCTCTGACCTCCTCAAAGACTCCACTTCTCTGCTCTACTATCAGCTCAGTCCCATAGAGCCTGGAGCCTTTGAGACCCTGCCCAGAGCGGGGGAGGCTGAACAGGAGGAGCGCTTGGTGAGAGAAGATTCAGGAGGAGGCGAGTGTgtggagaggaaacaagaaggAGAGGAGTCGAGGGATGATAAGCCTGAAGAGATCACCCACAGGCAGAGTTTGGGCAAGTCTTTAACCAATGTGATTCTGTGCTCAGAGGAACGTGTGGAAGTAGCGAAGGAGAGGCCCTCGAGTACCCAGCAGAGCCTCCCAGAAGAGCACTGCCAACGAGCGTCCTGCTTGGAGGGAGAAGTAGATCCACCACCTCCTGAAGTTTAG